The Vicia villosa cultivar HV-30 ecotype Madison, WI linkage group LG1, Vvil1.0, whole genome shotgun sequence genome includes a region encoding these proteins:
- the LOC131634924 gene encoding uncharacterized protein LOC131634924, whose translation METLESEPSSPSTTIHSKPLISSPLPSSMLRLWRQAAQRNLRNQWSQLALLKDQWSDISTTARSYASSLVNAHLSQRYLPDMKLGVLSNMSGIRKRACFKLFNQQKLQRSQLLQSYKDMVGVVSKMVNVSRSMKCFFRRSNNSSLLQFSHYYKDQSDSGDSGDGGGVPVFAFFSISSHEKLVEELVQMFRLELCLKRLLVLEFMFIGDDASQVNQLHWSSQIYVDEFKDLNDCNMFCEVTCGPVPPRLREGKSDMGTLRFSSQPNPEVLQVYLTTWLAGVNINTSRVNEIFEVIGEEMHVSIG comes from the exons ATGGAAACCCTAGAATCAGAACCATCGTCTCCTTCAACAACCATTCATTCCAAACCTCTAATCTCTTCTCCACTTCCCTCCTCAATGCTCAGACTCTGGAGACAAGCTGCCCAGCGCAATCTGAGGAACCAGTGGTCACAATTGGCATTGCTTAAGGATCAATGGTCCGATATTTCTACCACCGCAAGATCTTATGCTTCATCTCTCGTCAATGCTCATCTTTCTCAAAG GTACTTGCCTGATATGAAGTTGGGTGTTTTGAGCAATATGTCTGGTATAAGAAAGAGAGCTTGTTTTAAACTATTCAACCAGCAG AAACTTCAGAGGAGCCAATTATTGCAGTCTTATAAGGACATG GTGGGCGTTGTAAGTAAAATGGTCAATGTTAGCAGATCAATGAAGTGTTTTTTCAGAAGATCAAACAATAGTTCACTGTTACAATTTTCCCATTACTATAAAGACCAGAGTGACTCTGGAGATAGTGGAGATGGTGGTGGAGTTCCAGTATTCGCATTCTTCTCAATCTCTTCGCATG AGAAATTGGTGGAGGAGCTGGTTCAGATGTTCAGATTGGAACTGTGTTTGAAG CGCCTACTTGTTCTTGAATTTATGTTCATTGGTGATGATGCTTCACAAGTAAACCAGCTGCATTGGTCGTCTCAGATTTATGTTGATGAATTCAAAGATTTGAATGACTGCAATATGTTTTGTGAGGTGACTTGTGGACCAGTTCCACCAAGATTGAGGGAGGGGAAATCTGACATGGGTACTTTAAGATTCAGCAGCCAACCTAACCCGGAGGTCTTACAG GTTTATTTAACAACGTGGCTTGCAGGGGTGAACATAAACACTTCCAG GGTGAATGAAATATTTGAAGTTATTGGGGAGGAAATGCACGTTAGCATAGGTTAA